One window of Aspergillus oryzae RIB40 DNA, chromosome 3 genomic DNA carries:
- a CDS encoding uncharacterized protein (predicted protein) has product MHKSILTRTTLLNLILNPLLTIPTRASTTIAPTAILSQRLARTPIAYPQCPSNLYQEKSYSTMSSSTEQTPQQQHQQPENVATDSTTEKKPEQYLALPDASSADQTQQLDVSGDGSTVKLDHLGPLVVNQDGTLSRIANWAQMTEIEKKNTLRVLGKRNKQRMEALKAAQGAQEDSN; this is encoded by the coding sequence ATGCACAAATCCATTTTAACGCGCACAACATTACTAAATCTCATCCTAAACCCACTCCTGACAATCCCGACGCGCGCTTCAACCACAATCGCACCTACGGCAATCCTCTCACAAAGACTAGCCCGTACACCGATTGCCTACCCCCAGTGTCCCTCCAATCTGTATCAAGAAAAATCCTACTCTACAATGTCATCGTCCACCGAGCAAACcccccaacaacaacatcaacaacccgAGAATGTCGCTACCGACTCCaccaccgaaaagaaaccagAGCAGTACCTCGCTCTTCCCGACGCCAGCAGCGCCGATCAGACACAGCAGCTTGATGTCAGCGGTGATGGGTCGACGGTGAAATTGGATCACTTGGGTCCGTTAGTGGTCAACCAGGATGGGACGTTATCCCGCATCGCGAACTGGGCGCAGATGACggagattgagaagaagaatacgTTGCGGGTGCtaggaaagagaaacaagcaaCGGATGGAGGCACTGAAGGCTGCTCAGGGTGCGCAGGAAGATAGCAATTAG